The proteins below come from a single Salvelinus alpinus chromosome 18, SLU_Salpinus.1, whole genome shotgun sequence genomic window:
- the chchd10 gene encoding coiled-coil-helix-coiled-coil-helix domain-containing protein 10, mitochondrial isoform X1, producing MARGSRSASRSSAPASSAPTYHPPAPVAPAPSALAVPAAPQGPGLMAQMATTAAGVAVGSAMGHVMGSAITGAFSGGSPETARPAASTYQEAPRPASSQPGPCMFEVRQFLDCATTQADLSLCEGFNEALKQCKGSHDVTSMV from the exons ATGGCAAGAGGAAGTCGCAGTGCCAGTCGTTCTTCGGCACCAGCCAG CTCAGCTCCGACCTATCATCCCCCGGCCCCAGTCGCTCCAGCCCCGTCAGCCCTGGCTGTTCCTGCCGCACCCCAAGGACCCGGCCTAATGGCCCAGATGGCCACCACCGCGGCCGGGGTGGCAGTGGGCTCTGCCATGGGCCATGTCATGGGCAGTGCCATCACTGGCGCCTTCAGTGGTGGCAGCCCTGAGACAGCCAGACCCGCCGCCAGCACATAccag GAGGCCCCTCGACCTGCCTCATCCCAGCCGGGCCCATGCATGTTTGAGGTGCGACAGTTCCTGGACTGCGCCACCACTCAGGCTGACCTCAGCTTGTGTGAGGGCTTCAACGAGGCGCTCAAACAGTGCAAGGGCTCACACG
- the chchd10 gene encoding coiled-coil-helix-coiled-coil-helix domain-containing protein 10, mitochondrial isoform X2, whose product MARGSRSASRSSAPASSAPTYHPPAPVAPAPSALAVPAAPQGPGLMAQMATTAAGVAVGSAMGHVMGSAITGAFSGGSPETARPAASTYQEAPRPASSQPGPCMFEVRQFLDCATTQADLSLCEGFNEALKQCKGSHGQ is encoded by the exons ATGGCAAGAGGAAGTCGCAGTGCCAGTCGTTCTTCGGCACCAGCCAG CTCAGCTCCGACCTATCATCCCCCGGCCCCAGTCGCTCCAGCCCCGTCAGCCCTGGCTGTTCCTGCCGCACCCCAAGGACCCGGCCTAATGGCCCAGATGGCCACCACCGCGGCCGGGGTGGCAGTGGGCTCTGCCATGGGCCATGTCATGGGCAGTGCCATCACTGGCGCCTTCAGTGGTGGCAGCCCTGAGACAGCCAGACCCGCCGCCAGCACATAccag GAGGCCCCTCGACCTGCCTCATCCCAGCCGGGCCCATGCATGTTTGAGGTGCGACAGTTCCTGGACTGCGCCACCACTCAGGCTGACCTCAGCTTGTGTGAGGGCTTCAACGAGGCGCTCAAACAGTGCAAGGGCTCACACG